The region GCGGCCCGCGACGCGATGGTTCGGTTTGTGATCGAAGCCGAAGGGATCGATAACCAGGCCGTTGTGAATGCGATGCGGACGGTGCCGCGGCATGAATTCGTCATCGCTTCTCTAAGGCATCGGGCCTACACCGATTGCTCACTGGCGATCGGCTCGAAGCAGACAATTTCCGCTCCGTACATCGTCGCCTATATGACGCAGACGATTGATCCTCAGCCGGACGACAGGGTGCTGGAAATCGGAACCGGAAGCGGATACCAGGCGGCGGTTCTGGCAGAAATCGTCAAGGAGGTCTATTCCGTCGAAATCGTACCGGCGCTGGCAAAGTCGGCGAAAAAACGGCTGGAGGAACTCGGATACAACAACGTATTCGTGCGTGAAGGTGACGGATTTCAAGGATGGAAGGAACACGCGCCGTTCGACAAGATCATCGTCACGTGCTCACCGGAAAACATCCCCGAACCGCTGATCGAGCAACTGAAGGACGGCGGCCTGATGATGATTCCGATCGGCGAACGCTACCAGCAGTCGTTCTACCTGCTGAAGAAAGTCGACGGCAAACTGGAACGCGAACGGCTCGTGTCGACGCTGTTCGTTCCGATGACCGGCGAATCCGAAGAACGCAGGCGTGTGAAGCCCGACCCGCAGCATCCGGTCATCGTCAACGGCAGCTTCGAACTGGACTCCAACGATGACGATCGCGTTGACGGCTGGCACTATCAGCGACATGTCACGATGAATTCCGAAGACCCGATCGACGGATCCCGCTGTCTGCGGTTTGAAAACGCAACTCCCGGTGAACTGTCGCAGGCGCTGCAGGGCAGCGCGATCGACGGCCGGGCAATCGGAGCTCTGGACTGTGCGGTCTGGGCGAGACTCCGCGATGTCGTGCCGGGCCCCGGCAACAGCGACCAGGCAGCCGTTGTGGTACATTTCTATGATGTGATTCGGCGCGAGGTCGGCGACGCACTGGTCGTTACCTGGCGCGGAACCGAAAACTGGCAGGAGGCCCGGTCAAGAATCCTGGTTCCGCCGGATGCAAAGGAAATGGTGATTCGAGTCGGCCTGAACGGCGCGACGGGGACACTTGACGTGGACGATCTCAGAATCGCGCCGGTGGCCAGATGACTCTTCGACGCCGCATCATCGGCTGCTGCGAAACACACCCTGTTCCATTCAATGCCGGCTCCATGAAACACACTTTCACCGCTGTTCTAATGCTGTTGCTGGTTCCCGCTTCGGGCGCGGCCGGCGCGTCGCCGTTCGCTGCTCAGCAGGAAGCCGGCGATGACATCCGACAGGCCGTGGCGAAGGTGTCTCCCGCGGTCGTGCGAATTCGAGTGCTGGGCACGGCCGAGACGGATCGCGCGGGAGCGATTTCTTCGCGTGTCACGACGGGCGTTGTCGTATCCGCTGACGGCGAGATCCTGACGAGTGCGTTCGGATTGACGGAAAAACCGGCCGCGATTTTCGTTGAGGATTCGGTCGGGCAGAGGACATCCGCGAAAGTCGTCGCCACCGATTCGCTGCGGAAACTGGTCCTGCTGAAATGTCCGGATGCCGGCTTTCAGCCGCCGGAGTTTTCCGAATCAGTCCCGAGCGTCGGAGCCTGGGCGATTGCCGTCGGACGGTTTTACTCCGCCGATCATCCGTCGGCATCGCTGGGAATCATTAGCGCGACGGGAAGAATTCACGGTCTGGCGATTCAGACGGATGCGAAAGTTTCTCCCGTGAACTATGGCGGTCCGCTGATTGACCTGCAGGGGCGGGTAACAGGGATTCTGGTCCCGCTGTCGCCGCAGGATTCCGATACGGGAGTCGAAGCCGGCGTTGAGTGGTATGACTCCGGCATCGGGTTCGCCATCCCTGCGACAGACGCACTGGCAGCGGCCGAAAAACTGCGGTCCGGCCAAAACCAAAAACGCGGCGTGCTGGGCATCGGACTTTCGACTCGCAACCCGCTGGCATCGAAAGTTGAAGTGTCCACCGTGCATCCGGGTTCGGCCGCCGATGAAGCCGGGATCCGGAAGGGAGACCGTATCGTCGCGGCCGCAGGAAGTCAGATTGAACGCTTCGGTGTCTTCGAAGCCATCATCCGCAGCCGCTACGCCGGAGAGAGCCTGCCACTGACGATCGATCGCGACGGAACGACGCGGGACGTCACGGTGACGCTCGGCGACCGGCTGCCGCCGATCGATCGCGGCTGGCTGGGAATCGTCGCGCATTCGCCAGCGTCATCGCAGAAGGATTCCGCAGACGGCATTACGGTTTCAGTCATGCCGAATTCACCCGCGGCCGCGGCCGGAATGCCTGTCCATTGCGTCGTCCTGGCGATCGACGATGAGCCCACGCAGGACGTACCTGCGTTTCTTCAGATTTCCCGAACATTTCGTGCCGGCGCAGGCGTTACCGTGCGGTATCGA is a window of Planctomycetaceae bacterium DNA encoding:
- a CDS encoding protein-L-isoaspartate(D-aspartate) O-methyltransferase produces the protein MNAAGRHNLWLAIAVVMAMCGTSAFAQPRRSSGNDRYAAARDAMVRFVIEAEGIDNQAVVNAMRTVPRHEFVIASLRHRAYTDCSLAIGSKQTISAPYIVAYMTQTIDPQPDDRVLEIGTGSGYQAAVLAEIVKEVYSVEIVPALAKSAKKRLEELGYNNVFVREGDGFQGWKEHAPFDKIIVTCSPENIPEPLIEQLKDGGLMMIPIGERYQQSFYLLKKVDGKLERERLVSTLFVPMTGESEERRRVKPDPQHPVIVNGSFELDSNDDDRVDGWHYQRHVTMNSEDPIDGSRCLRFENATPGELSQALQGSAIDGRAIGALDCAVWARLRDVVPGPGNSDQAAVVVHFYDVIRREVGDALVVTWRGTENWQEARSRILVPPDAKEMVIRVGLNGATGTLDVDDLRIAPVAR
- a CDS encoding PDZ domain-containing protein, translated to MKHTFTAVLMLLLVPASGAAGASPFAAQQEAGDDIRQAVAKVSPAVVRIRVLGTAETDRAGAISSRVTTGVVVSADGEILTSAFGLTEKPAAIFVEDSVGQRTSAKVVATDSLRKLVLLKCPDAGFQPPEFSESVPSVGAWAIAVGRFYSADHPSASLGIISATGRIHGLAIQTDAKVSPVNYGGPLIDLQGRVTGILVPLSPQDSDTGVEAGVEWYDSGIGFAIPATDALAAAEKLRSGQNQKRGVLGIGLSTRNPLASKVEVSTVHPGSAADEAGIRKGDRIVAAAGSQIERFGVFEAIIRSRYAGESLPLTIDRDGTTRDVTVTLGDRLPPIDRGWLGIVAHSPASSQKDSADGITVSVMPNSPAAAAGMPVHCVVLAIDDEPTQDVPAFLQISRTFRAGAGVTVRYRVAADATDSKHVNITLSGLPGDIPKLTPAEIHGLLTSEDSSSQASAPWAQSKLDLGDTGTGWMFAPTVPAKAVDNAATEPGLSFGIVMLLSAGGEPEETVLRQWREACELHRLILAVPRNAEQRELSREDSGLVTEAISRITDAYSLDRDRIILVAEEPQAELAAQLLLNPRLASLNAAAFLSGWPRIGASASELLQQKSASILLVEPRQIDRERAALRSLAMRELRDSGARVSTIGTVVADEADSPASRISDWALMQKAR